One Neomonachus schauinslandi chromosome 9, ASM220157v2, whole genome shotgun sequence DNA segment encodes these proteins:
- the CLEC14A gene encoding C-type lectin domain family 14 member A produces MRPALALCLLWQAFWPRPGRGEHPTADRAGCSASGACYSLHHATIQRLAAEEACSLRGGALSTVRGGAELRAVLALLRAGPGPGGGSKDLLFWVALERGRSHCTLENEPLRGFSWLSPDVSGSESDTLQWVEEPQRSCTSRSCAGLQATRGVEPAGWKEMRCHSRANGYLCKYHFDGLCPAPRPGAASNLSYRAPFQLYSAALDFSPPGTKVSALCPEQLSITATCIADEVSARWDGIPSGAELCPCPGRYLRAGKCAELPTCLDDSGGFACECASGFVLGKDGRSCVTNGEGQPAPEGTKVPTRPATAASPVPKRTWSPTVHEKPGEVPHVPGQGSSATSIPEIPQWGAQSTMSTLQTSPQANSKAAITSSGSVIPKFNSTSSSAIPQPFDSSSTVVFILVSIAVVVLIILTMTVLGLFKLCFHKSPSSQPRKGPLAQPAMESDAEAAALRSNSVHCTDSGVKVGDCGLRDRAEGASLTGSSLGSGDT; encoded by the coding sequence ATGAGGCCGGCGCTCGCCCTGTGCCTCCTCTGGCAGGCTTTCTGGCCTCGGCCTGGCCGCGGCGAGCACCCCACCGCCGACCGCGCGGGCTGCTCGGCCTCTGGGGCCTGCTACAGCCTGCACCACGCTACCATCCAGAGGCTGGCGGCCGAGGAGGCCTGCAGTCTGCGCGGCGGGGCGCTCAGCACCGTGCGCGGGGGCGCCGAGCTCCGCGCGGTGCTTGCACTCCTACGGGCAGGCCCGGGGCCCGGAGGCGGCTCCAAAGACCTTCTGTTCTGGGTGGCGCTGGAACGCGGGCGATCCCACTGCACCTTGGAGAACGAGCCGTTGCGGGGTTTCTCCTGGCTGTCCCCCGACGTCAGCGGGTCCGAAAGCGACACGCTGCAATGGGTGGAGGAACCCCAACGCTCCTGCACCTCTCGGAGTTGCGCGGGACTCCAGGCCACCCGGGGGGTCGAGCCCGCAGGCTGGAAGGAGATGCGTTGCCACTCGCGCGCCAATGGCTACCTATGCAAATACCATTTTGACGGCTTGTGCCCTGCGCCGCGCCCCGGGGCCGCCTCTAACTTGAGCTACCGCGCGCCCTTCCAGCTGTACAGCGCGGCGCTGGACTTCAGTCCCCCAGGGACCAAGGTGAGTGCGCTTTGCCCCGAGCAGCTCTCCATCACAGCCACCTGCATCGCAGACGAGGTCAGCGCGCGCTGGGACGGGATACCCTCCGGGGCCGAGCTCTGTCCCTGTCCCGGGAGGTACCTCCGTGCTGGCAAATGCGCGGAGCTCCCTACCTGCCTAGACGACTCGGGAGGCTTTGCCTGCGAGTGCGCCTCGGGCTTCGTGCTGGGGAAAGATGGACGTTCTTGTGTAACCAATGGGGAAGGACAGCCGGCCCCTGAGGGGACCAAGGTGCCCACCAGGCCGGCCACTGCTGCCAGCCCGGTCCCGAAGAGAACGTGGTCGCCCACAGTACATGAGAAGCCAGGAGAGGTACCGCATGTCCCTGGACAAGGCAGTTCAGCAACATCTATTCCCGAGATTCCTCAGTGGGGAGCACAGAGCACGATGTCTACCCTTCAGACGTCCCCTCAAGCCAATTCGAAGGCCGCCATCACCTCTTCAGGAAGCGTGATTCCCAAGTTTAATTCCACgtcttcctctgccattccccaaCCTTTCGACTCCTCCTCCACCGTGGTCTTCATACTTGTGAGCATAGCGGTCGTAGTGTTGATTATCTTGACCATGACAGTGCTGGGGCTTTTCAAACTCTGCTTCCACAAAAGCCCTTCCTCCCAGCCAAGAAAGGGGCCCTTGGCCCAGCCGGCCATGGAGAGTGATGCTGAAGCCGCTGCTCTGCGTTCCAATTCTGTACATTGCACAGACAGTGGGGTGAAGGTGGGGGACTGTGGTTTGCGGGACAGAGCAGAGGGCGCTTCGCTGACAGGGTCCTCTCTTGGCTCTGGTGACACATAG